Below is a window of Xiphophorus maculatus strain JP 163 A chromosome 19, X_maculatus-5.0-male, whole genome shotgun sequence DNA.
TCAGATGCAGTCACCAGTGATTTAGCCCCATAGCCGTGGAAGAACAGTCTGCCTTTTACAGGAGAGGAAAATAAATTCTCGCTGCAGCGTTTGTGAGCTGCTGCATGATTTTGTTGCCCACACAGGAGCTCAGTCAGTGGGCTGAGTCTGTGGGTGACTGTGACTAAAGTCAGAATGTGCAATAATCTAGGTGTAATTGTGCtgtgttttaatacatttacttttttgttgttgttattctaAATGGCTTGTGCAAGTAAAGTTAAGTGTGTTGGTGTAAAAGTGTGTGAAGAAGGGTCCAGTGAGGAGAGAGTCAGACGTCGGTGCTGTAGGGGCGCGGCGGGGCAGGGAAAGCGTCCGTGGGGTTGTAGTAGCTCAGAGGGGACGAAGTCGGGTGGTTGACGGGCAAAGGAAGAGACACTGACGGGTTTTCGTAGTAGAAGCCCAGCCGCTCCCCTCCATTACGCATGTCGTCTGTGAGTCCAGAGCGGACGGGGTACGGCGAACACGAGGGGCAGGGGCTGTGGTGCGAACCCGAGTCCAGCTGGTCCAGGGAGACGGGCGTGATGTCGGTCCCGTCCATGGCCAGGGCGTTGCAGGCGTTGCAGGGGAAGT
It encodes the following:
- the LOC106699598 gene encoding protein FAM163A-like; translation: MSAGTIVITGGILAGVILLCIVAVLCYCRLQYYCCKKNESEADVGSVAGADPLSHFPCNACNALAMDGTDITPVSLDQLDSGSHHSPCPSCSPYPVRSGLTDDMRNGGERLGFYYENPSVSLPLPVNHPTSSPLSYYNPTDAFPAPPRPYSTDV